The Anaeromyxobacter diazotrophicus genome contains the following window.
CGCCGGCGGTCCCGGCCAGCGCGGTGCCGAGCCCGAAGGCGAGCAGCCCGATGCGGCCGACGTTCACGCCCATGAGCTGGGCCGCCTCGCGGTCCTGGGCGGTGGCGCGGATGGCCTGCCCGATGTCCGTCTTGATGAGGAAGGCGTACAGCGCCGCGGTGACGGCGGCGGTGATGAGGAAGGAGAAGAAGAGCGGCTGCGAGACGGAGATCCCGCCCAGCATGACCGAGCCCGACGAGTAGCTGGTGGAGAGGATCTTGTAGTCGGAGGTGAAGACCAGCATCACCGCGTTGGAGAGGATGAGCCCGACGCCGATCGTGAGCAGGATCTGGTTCTGCGGCAGCGCCCCCAGCACGCGCTGGATCACCGCCCGCTGCAGGAGCACGCCGAAGAGGAACATGAGCGGCGCGACCAGCAGCACCGAGACGAAGGGGTCCACGCCGAGCAGGGTGAAGGCGTAGTAGGTGAGGTACATCCCCACCATGAGCAGCTCGCCGTGCGCGAAGTTGATGACGCGCATCACGCCGAAGATGAGCGTGAGGCCGATGCCGATGAGCGCGTAGACGCCGCCCACCAGCACGCCGCTCACGACCGATTGCAGGAAGACGGCCATCAGGTCCCTCCCCGTGGAACGTTAACCCAAAAGAAAGGGCGCCCGCAGCACGAAGCTGCGAGCGCCCCCTGGAGCGTCCTACGGCGCGGCTTAGAAGTCGAGCTTCGAGGCGAGCACGTACTGGTTCGCCGTGGCCGGGCCCTGGTTGTTGTTGTAGCCCGAGGTCGTGCGGGTGAACTCGAACCCGAACTTCCAGGGGTTGGTCATGTTGAACAGCAGGCCGGTGTGGAACTGCGCGTTGCGGAAGCGCGTGCCGACGGCCGCCGCGGCGCCGTGGTACCGGACCTGCGCCATGCCGTAACCGACCGGGATCTGGACGGAGTCGAGCGGCTTCAGGATGGCCTGCGCCCAGTAGCCCTGCGACTGGATGTTGACCGCGCTGCTGGCGTGAGCGGCCGCCCCGGCGCCGGTCGAGTTCACGATGACCGCCGACGAGAGGAGGCTGGTGTACGAGTCCTCCATGCCGTCGCTGACGTAGCCCTCACCCTGCAGCGTGATGAAGGGGAAGTTGAACACCGCGTCCACCGCGCCGAGCTTGGTGGTGGTGTCGACGGTGGTGTTCGGGGTGTTGACGTTGTCGTAGCGCCGCCAGCCGACCGCGCCGGCCACGCCGACCTCGGCCACCTTCTTCTTGCCGTCGCGCATGTTGACGGCCAGGCGGCCCTCGAAGTTCGGCATGCGGGAGCGGTTCCCCGCGCCGTAGTCGGCGGTGGTGACGCCGACGACGGGAGTGCCCGTGCCGGTGATGGCCGCCGTGTCCTGCGGGCCGAGCATGGCCGCGGACACGTTCAGGCCGACGCCGCCGGACACCATGTCGTAGATGGCCTTGATCTGCTGGTCGCGGTTGTTGAGGTTACCGGCCTGCGTGAACATCTGATCGTACCCGAACGCGATGCTGGTCGGCGCGAGCGGGGCCACGATCTTCCAGTCCTGGCCGATGACGAAGGAGAACTTGTTGCTGGCGTCGCCCCAGCTCGCGGTCATGTACGCGAGCCGCAGGCGGAACATGCTGTTGTACCAGTTGGCGCTGGTGGTGGTGTTGTTGGCGAAGCCGCCCTTGAAGTCGCCCTCGATCACGCCGGAGAGCTGGGCGCCGGTGAACGGGTCGTCCGGCAGCGCCACCTTGAAGCCGAACCGCGAGCCGCGGGCGCTCATCAGGAACGCGCCGCCGTCGTGGTTCTGGAGCACCTGCCCGGGGTAATCCTTGGCCGAGAACGGGCCGTCATTCCAGAAGGACTGGAGGAGGATGAACCCGTACGGCGTGATGGTGACCTTGGCCGGCGCCGGCTTCGCGGCCGGGACGGCGGACGGTGCGGGCTGCGCCTCCGAGGGCGCGGCCGGAACGGGTGCGGGGACGGAGGGCTGCGGCTCCGCGGTCTGCGCGGAACCGATCGCCGGCGCCACCATCATCGCGGCGGCGAGAAACGCTGCATAAGCACTTCTCATTGCTTGGCCTCCCAGGTGCGAGCTCATTGAAGTCTCGCGGGGTTGCTCGCCTTTTAGCACAGCTGGCGAGCAGGCGGCCACAAACGGGGCTCCCCCAGCACGAGCCTGGGTGGAATTCACCTCGGGGTCACACGAGCGTTTCCGCCCCGACACGGCGCGTCACGGTGAGTGCTGCGACGCGGCAAAATAGAAGGGCGAGCCGGGGTGCCCGGCCCGCCCTCGTCCGGCTCGCCGGTCCTTAGAAGAAGTAGTTCCCCGAGAGGATCCACTGGTTGCCGTCGAGGTCGCCGGAGTTGCCGGCGGCCGTGGCGGCCGTGACGACCGGCGTCACGCCGGCGGCGGTGGCGTACTGGCGGGAGCGGGTGACCATGTGGATCCACTCGAACCCGATGGCGTAGTCGGAGGACGCTCCTCCCACCTTCACGCTGTCGCGGTACTGGAGCATGCCTACCGTGGTCACGTTGCGGAGCTTCGTGTAGCCGCTGGCGATGGCCTCGGCCTCGTCCGGCCGCTCGATGCCGGCGTAGCCCCAGATCGAGAGCTGCTTGGTCAGGTTGAAGCCGGCCTGCACCCAGCCGCCCACCGCGTGGATGTCGCCGCGGTTGTTGGGGTTGAACTGCAGGAAGTTCCCGACGAGCGGCGCCAGGTTCTTGCCGGCGAAGCCGGTCGCGGCGAGCTGCAGCGGGCCGACCTTGGCCTTGCCGCCGGCGTTCACGGCGATGACGTCGAGGTCGGAGGAGATGCCGCCCGTGGTCGTGGGGAGGGCGCCGACGCCGGAGCGATCGATGCGCTGGTAGTGGCCGGTCGAGAAGAGGCTCCAGTCGCCGCCGCTCGCCAGCATGAGCCGCGCCTCGACCGCCGGGATGCCGGAGGCCACGCCGTTGCTGAACCCGTACGCGTCGCCGCCGGCGGTGTTGGTCCCGGCGGTGGACGTCACGGTGTTGTTGCCGATGCCGCCCGCGTCGGCCCACTGGCTACGCCCGACCTCCCAGGCGAACTCGAGGTTCATGGCCTTCTTGTCGCCGAGGGTGTGGAACCCGAAGATGCCCGGGCGCCGCCAGCCGATGTTGCCGGAGCCGTAGCCGAACGGGAACGCGATGTGCGCCAGCGAGGCGGGCGCGATGGTGAAGATGAGGTCGTTGGTCTGGCCGAAGAGGACGCGGTTGCCGCCGCCCCAGTCGAGCTCGGCGTAGGCCCAGCGCAGGCGGGGCGTCACCGAGACGTCGCCGTAGTTGCCCGACCCAAACCCACCGAAGAAGTCGATCTCGAGCACCGCGCGCGGCGTGGCGCCGCCGAACGCGGGCAGCTGCGGGCCGGCCACCGAGAAGTTGAAGCGCGACTGGCGGACGTCACCGCCGAAGATCATCTTGTCCGCGTTCGGCTGCTTCGGCGGTTGCGAGTTGACGAAGAGCGACTGCTGCCCCTCGCTCGGGCCGAGGCTGGCGTCCTGCATGTACACGGACCCCGACACGAACCCGTGCAGGGCGAAGGTGAAGGGAGGGCTCTTGGGCGCCTCCGCCTTCGCCTCCTCCGTCGGCGTCTTGCCGAGGTCGGTGGGCTTGGGCTCTTCGGCGTGGCTGACCGTTGTCCAGCACAGGAGCAGCGCGCCCGCCAGTGCATGAATTCTCACGTCGGTACCTCCGGCACGTTTGATGTTGGATTGCCGCTTTGGGCCCCAACGGGGCTCCGAGGGGGTGAGTCGATTCAATACCATTTTTGCTTCAATCATGCGAAACGTTCCTGACGATCCGGAGCGGAGCTGATTGACGCACGGCGTAATGCTGTGCGTGAAGCGAGCGATTGTTTCGTGTGCCCGATTGGGGCGTGGCCGCGGGCATTCCCGCGTCACTCCTCGCTTTAGTTTGCCGGCCCGCGCCGGACCGAATAGAGCGGGATCCCCGCGATGGAGGAGGTCGACGATGTCCACGTTCCGTCATGCGTTCCTTGCGGTACTCATCCTTTCAGGGGGCACGGCGCTCGGGGCCGATCGCACGGCTCGCATTGGCGCCGCGCTCAGCCTCACCGGCGACGCGGGCGTCTACGGCGCCACCCAGCGGAACGGCCTCCAGCTCGCCGTCGAGGAGGTGAACCGCACGGGGAGGGTGCCCGGCGTCAAGCTCGAGGTGGTGATCGACGACGACGGCTCCTCCAAGCAGCAGGCCATCAGCGTCTACCAGCGGTTCATCAATCAGCAGAAGGTGAGCGCCATCATCGGGCCGACGCTCTCCACCATGGCGACCGCCGCCGACCCGATCGCGCAGATGGCCAAGGTCCCGGTGGTGGCGGTCTCGAACACGGCCGCGAAGGGCATCACCGACATCGGCGATCACATCTGGCGCGTGTCGCTCATGGAGAAGCAGGTCGTCCCGGGCGCGATGAAGACCGCCCAGCAGCGCCTCCACTTCAAGACGGCCGGCGTGCTGTACGGGAACGACGACGTCTTCACCAAGGCCGGCTACGACGTGATGAAGGCGACGCTCGACCAGCTCGGGGTCAAGATCCTGGGCACC
Protein-coding sequences here:
- a CDS encoding branched-chain amino acid ABC transporter permease, with amino-acid sequence MAVFLQSVVSGVLVGGVYALIGIGLTLIFGVMRVINFAHGELLMVGMYLTYYAFTLLGVDPFVSVLLVAPLMFLFGVLLQRAVIQRVLGALPQNQILLTIGVGLILSNAVMLVFTSDYKILSTSYSSGSVMLGGISVSQPLFFSFLITAAVTAALYAFLIKTDIGQAIRATAQDREAAQLMGVNVGRIGLLAFGLGTALAGTAGALVSPTYYIFPQVGSAFTLKAFVVVVLGGMGSIIGATVGGLVIGTVESLAASYFSSGIKEIFVYLLFLFVLLVKPSGLLGKSRM
- a CDS encoding ABC transporter substrate-binding protein → MSTFRHAFLAVLILSGGTALGADRTARIGAALSLTGDAGVYGATQRNGLQLAVEEVNRTGRVPGVKLEVVIDDDGSSKQQAISVYQRFINQQKVSAIIGPTLSTMATAADPIAQMAKVPVVAVSNTAAKGITDIGDHIWRVSLMEKQVVPGAMKTAQQRLHFKTAGVLYGNDDVFTKAGYDVMKATLDQLGVKILGTQTFARADRDFNAQITALKSQNPDLLVVSALAENAAAIVAQARQLGWTGPIMGGNGFNSPAFIKNAGPAAEGVLVGTAWNSASPAPANQRFKQEMAARGFTADQFAAQAYTGVLVLAEAMKQAGGKTGREDIEAGLAKVKNLDTPLGAFSFNPSRDGEHEPAVQIVKNGKFEILQ